One stretch of Niallia sp. XMNu-256 DNA includes these proteins:
- a CDS encoding MogA/MoaB family molybdenum cofactor biosynthesis protein — MSLQEHKKNALKSVRCQVITVSDTRNKDNDKSGKLIIELLENAGHTIVDYLIVKDEKESIKEAVLKGCDNPDVDVILTNGGTGIAMRDVTIETVKSLFDKEIDGFGELFRMLSYTEDIGSAAILSRAVAGVIGHKAVFSTPGSSGAVKLAMNKLILPELGHVVKELQKDL, encoded by the coding sequence ATGAGTCTGCAGGAACATAAGAAAAATGCGTTAAAGAGTGTTCGTTGTCAAGTGATAACAGTAAGTGATACAAGAAATAAAGACAATGATAAAAGCGGGAAATTAATAATCGAACTGTTAGAGAATGCTGGACATACGATTGTCGATTATTTGATCGTGAAGGATGAAAAGGAATCGATTAAGGAAGCGGTTCTAAAAGGATGTGACAATCCAGATGTCGATGTGATTTTGACAAATGGTGGAACTGGGATTGCCATGAGGGATGTCACCATTGAAACAGTTAAATCACTGTTCGATAAGGAAATTGATGGCTTCGGTGAATTATTTAGGATGTTAAGCTATACAGAGGATATTGGTTCAGCAGCCATTCTATCTAGGGCAGTCGCAGGGGTAATTGGTCATAAAGCGGTATTTTCAACCCCAGGATCATCGGGAGCGGTTAAACTAGCTATGAATAAATTAATTCTGCCTGAATTAGGTCATGTTGTGAAAGAGCTTCAAAAAGACTTATAA